In a single window of the Leopardus geoffroyi isolate Oge1 chromosome D2, O.geoffroyi_Oge1_pat1.0, whole genome shotgun sequence genome:
- the CHCHD1 gene encoding coiled-coil-helix-coiled-coil-helix domain-containing protein 1 — protein sequence MATPSLRGRLARLGNPRKPILKPNKPLILANRVGERRRERGEATCITEMSVMMACWKQNEFRDEACRKEIKEFFDCASRAEAARKMRSIHDTLGESGGLPPKKLNKLLQRFPNKSHVS from the exons ATGGCGACGCCCAGCCTGCGGGGTCGGCTAGCGCGGCTGGGAAACCCACGGAAACCTATACTGAAGCCCAACAAGCCGCTCATCCTAGCTAATCGTGTCGGAGAACGACGCCGGGAGAGAGGCG AGGCGACTTGTATCACAGAAATGTCGGTGATGATGGCATGTTGGAAGCAGAATGAATTCCGCGACGAAGCTTGCAGAAAAGAGATCAAGGAATTCTTCGATTGTGCTTCGAGGGCCGAG GCAGCGCGAAAGATGAGATCAATCCATGACACGTTGGGAGAATCTGGGGGTTTACCCCCCAAGAAACTGAATAAATTGTTACAGAGGTTTCCTAACAAATCTCATGTCAGTTGA